In a genomic window of Marinitoga litoralis:
- the secF gene encoding protein translocase subunit SecF has protein sequence MFDFVGKRKVFLLLSLLLIIASLIFVFTKGFNLGVDFAGGTEFVISSDKEVEVNEVRDILTSIKSDYATAKIAKLKNLNVENTQLFQYSVVLKDSLSGDTSLKEELINQMKAKFSEKGVKIEFLEFNDVSGYAAEEIKSYAWYAVIISLILLLAYITLRFKFSFGVGAILALAHDILITMGFYSMFNIEINVAAIAAFLTLAGYSLNDTIVVYDKIRENMKKYRGKNSIEEIVNISINEVIVRSINTSLTTFLVVLPILIWGGKAIAPFAFGLAVGVVVGTYSSLYIASPIVIGWLKKSKI, from the coding sequence ATGTTTGATTTTGTCGGAAAAAGAAAAGTATTTCTTCTTTTATCATTGTTATTAATAATAGCTAGTTTGATTTTTGTTTTCACCAAAGGGTTTAATTTAGGTGTTGACTTTGCAGGCGGAACAGAATTTGTAATTTCTTCAGATAAAGAAGTAGAAGTAAATGAAGTGAGGGATATTTTAACATCAATTAAATCAGATTATGCTACAGCAAAAATTGCAAAATTAAAAAATTTAAATGTTGAAAATACACAGTTATTCCAATATTCTGTTGTTTTGAAAGACTCTTTATCAGGAGACACTTCATTAAAAGAAGAGTTAATTAATCAAATGAAAGCGAAATTTTCTGAAAAAGGTGTTAAAATAGAATTTTTAGAATTTAATGATGTTTCAGGTTATGCTGCAGAAGAAATTAAATCATATGCTTGGTATGCTGTAATTATTTCATTAATATTATTACTTGCATATATAACATTGAGATTTAAATTTTCATTTGGTGTTGGAGCAATTTTAGCATTAGCTCATGATATATTAATAACTATGGGTTTTTATTCAATGTTTAATATTGAAATTAACGTAGCAGCAATTGCAGCTTTCTTAACTTTAGCAGGTTATTCATTAAATGATACAATTGTTGTATATGATAAGATAAGGGAAAATATGAAAAAATACAGAGGTAAAAATAGCATTGAAGAAATAGTAAATATAAGTATTAATGAAGTTATTGTAAGATCAATAAATACATCTTTAACAACATTTTTAGTAGTTTTACCAATATTAATTTGGGGTGGAAAAGCAATTGCTCCATTTGCATTTGGATTAGCTGTAGGTGTTGTAGTAGGTACATATTCATCATTATATATTGCAAGTCCAATTGTTATTGGTTGGTTGAAAAAATCAAAAATATAA
- a CDS encoding alpha/beta hydrolase: MFLDNIPKDTKIIYEKSHPLFLEGGKDAVLLIHGYTGTPHDMYYLGYRLNEAGFTVYIPRLPGHGTNSIDFLNSNWKDWLRRVVDSYIELNSKYGNVYVSGLSMGGVLSLLIAAQFNPKKIALAAPALEARNKLLKLTPIIKWFTKKIERKEKDNYEEDGLNRLAREYWDYDWPSGGANLYKLQKLARKRLNMVKSDTLIIVSKRDGAVPLSVANIIKNNISSKVIETVVLEKSPHVVVNDIEKEKVADEIIRFFKGNES; the protein is encoded by the coding sequence ATGTTTTTGGATAATATACCAAAAGATACAAAAATTATATATGAAAAATCCCATCCGTTATTTTTAGAAGGAGGTAAAGATGCAGTATTACTTATTCATGGCTATACTGGAACTCCACATGATATGTATTATTTAGGTTATAGATTAAATGAAGCGGGCTTTACTGTTTATATACCAAGATTACCAGGTCATGGGACAAACTCAATAGATTTTTTAAATAGTAATTGGAAAGATTGGTTAAGAAGAGTTGTTGATTCGTATATAGAATTAAATTCGAAATATGGAAATGTTTATGTATCAGGATTATCTATGGGTGGAGTATTATCGTTATTAATAGCAGCACAATTTAATCCAAAAAAGATAGCATTAGCAGCACCTGCTTTAGAGGCTAGAAATAAATTATTAAAATTAACTCCTATAATAAAATGGTTTACTAAAAAAATTGAGCGTAAAGAAAAAGATAATTATGAAGAAGATGGGTTAAATAGATTAGCAAGAGAATACTGGGATTATGATTGGCCTTCTGGAGGAGCAAATTTATATAAACTTCAAAAATTAGCAAGAAAAAGACTTAATATGGTAAAAAGCGATACATTAATAATTGTATCAAAAAGAGATGGAGCAGTTCCTTTAAGTGTTGCAAATATAATAAAAAATAATATTAGCTCGAAAGTAATTGAAACTGTAGTATTAGAAAAAAGCCCTCATGTAGTAGTAAATGATATAGAGAAAGAAAAAGTTGCAGATGAAATAATAAGATTTTTTAAAGGAAATGAGAGTTAA
- a CDS encoding flagellin: MRIYHNMEAMNAWRTLTGVKSDMGKSLEKLSSGLRINRAADDAAGLAISEKMRNQIKGLDTAVRNAQDAISMIQTAEGGLDEVHSILKRMRELAVQATSDTNTDADRVQLQNEFTELRDEINRIAKTTQFNTKNLLDGSLKETRDAEAKLVSPGSAHFAVGTLVSQNYTKSGNIILEVGQFTGSSASTLEVKATFITATGSAVTYVASTAGALTIAGTSITWDTNQIASINDYGGTLATGTVVDGGAAVVYGQVTAGATGVAPLNFHIGANEGQVISMGFESMKADDLGLTTGISIDSASNAEFAISAVDAAVYRVSAFRAKLGAAQNRLEHTVKNLGVASENLTAAESRIRDADMAKVMAEFTKQQILMQSGTAMLSQSNQLPQQVLQLLR, encoded by the coding sequence ATGAGAATTTATCACAACATGGAAGCTATGAATGCTTGGAGAACACTTACTGGTGTAAAAAGCGATATGGGGAAATCTTTAGAAAAGTTATCCTCAGGTTTAAGAATTAACAGAGCAGCTGATGATGCAGCAGGTTTGGCTATTTCTGAAAAGATGAGAAACCAAATTAAAGGTTTAGACACTGCGGTTAGAAATGCTCAAGATGCTATTTCTATGATTCAAACTGCTGAAGGTGGATTAGATGAAGTTCACTCTATCTTGAAGCGTATGAGAGAATTAGCAGTTCAAGCAACATCAGACACAAACACTGATGCAGATAGAGTTCAATTACAAAATGAATTTACTGAATTAAGAGATGAAATCAACAGAATAGCAAAAACAACACAATTTAACACAAAAAATTTATTAGATGGTTCTTTAAAAGAAACAAGAGATGCTGAAGCTAAATTAGTTTCTCCTGGTTCTGCTCATTTTGCTGTTGGAACATTGGTTTCACAAAATTATACAAAATCAGGTAATATAATATTAGAAGTGGGACAATTTACTGGATCTTCTGCAAGCACTCTAGAAGTAAAAGCTACTTTTATTACAGCTACAGGAAGTGCTGTTACTTATGTTGCTTCTACTGCTGGAGCTTTAACTATTGCAGGAACATCAATAACCTGGGATACAAATCAAATTGCATCAATTAATGATTACGGAGGAACTTTAGCTACTGGAACAGTTGTTGACGGTGGCGCAGCTGTTGTATATGGTCAAGTTACTGCTGGCGCTACTGGTGTTGCACCATTAAACTTCCATATAGGAGCTAATGAAGGTCAAGTTATTTCTATGGGTTTTGAAAGTATGAAAGCTGATGATTTGGGTTTAACTACTGGAATAAGCATTGACTCTGCATCAAATGCTGAATTTGCTATTAGTGCTGTTGATGCTGCTGTATATAGAGTTTCTGCTTTCAGAGCTAAACTTGGTGCTGCTCAAAATAGGCTTGAACATACAGTTAAGAACTTAGGTGTTGCTTCTGAAAACTTAACTGCTGCTGAATCACGTATTAGAGATGCTGACATGGCTAAGGTTATGGCTGAATTTACTAAACAACAAATACTCATGCAATCAGGTACTGCTATGTTATCTCAATCAAATCAATTACCTCAACAAGTATTACAATTACTAAGATAA
- the secD gene encoding protein translocase subunit SecD, with the protein MKAHRVRVIISVLVILTALLMFFWPSNENVENSGVLKYLSNIKLGLDIQGGSMLEYDMKLDEGTDPNEIIDNVILVLRKRLDAAGYTEAVVTKVVSGNKIRVRVEIPGITDVETAEKLIGSRGKLYFAEVIEVQTSDVKPNVSRNKYVVINGNEEELYDYVRDMYDETTWYKVKKYFTFGAEPFEFTGAEVIDANADINTRDQGFKVNLKFSSQGSKKFELVTGNLIGKRLAIILDNRVIIAPTVNQKITGGSAEITGIQSIEEARNVAALIKAGNLPVDLVKFQERTTGPTLGRDVVETIIKAGLIGLAIVMIYMVFFYGWMGVVADIALLFNSMLLLGILAGTNAILTLPGLAGIILTFGTTVDGNVIIYERIKEELRHGRPPLTAVRFGFDKAFWTLFDANLTTVLAGVVLYYFATGTVRGFAITLIIGTLGSMFTNLVVSRSILESTSHLINVKKYQKAAAEEGK; encoded by the coding sequence GTGAAAGCGCATAGAGTTAGAGTAATCATATCAGTATTAGTTATACTAACGGCCTTATTAATGTTTTTTTGGCCATCAAATGAAAATGTAGAAAACTCTGGGGTGTTAAAATATTTATCAAACATTAAATTAGGTTTGGATATTCAAGGCGGAAGTATGTTAGAATACGATATGAAATTAGATGAAGGAACCGATCCAAACGAAATTATAGATAATGTTATTTTAGTTTTAAGAAAAAGATTAGATGCTGCTGGATATACAGAAGCTGTAGTTACAAAAGTAGTTAGTGGTAATAAAATTAGAGTTCGTGTTGAAATTCCAGGAATTACAGATGTTGAAACAGCAGAAAAGTTAATTGGTAGTAGAGGTAAATTATATTTTGCTGAAGTTATTGAAGTTCAAACATCAGATGTGAAACCAAATGTTTCAAGAAATAAATATGTTGTAATTAATGGTAATGAAGAAGAATTATATGATTATGTGAGAGACATGTATGATGAAACAACATGGTATAAAGTAAAAAAATACTTTACTTTTGGAGCAGAACCATTTGAATTTACAGGTGCTGAAGTAATTGATGCAAATGCTGACATTAACACAAGAGATCAAGGATTTAAAGTTAATCTAAAATTCAGTTCTCAAGGAAGCAAAAAATTTGAATTAGTTACTGGTAATTTGATTGGAAAAAGATTAGCTATCATTTTAGATAATAGAGTTATTATAGCTCCTACAGTAAATCAAAAAATAACTGGTGGTAGTGCGGAAATTACTGGAATTCAATCAATTGAAGAAGCTAGAAATGTTGCTGCTTTAATTAAAGCTGGAAATTTACCTGTTGATTTAGTTAAATTCCAAGAAAGGACAACAGGTCCTACATTAGGTAGAGATGTTGTTGAAACTATAATAAAAGCTGGATTAATTGGTTTAGCAATAGTTATGATATACATGGTATTTTTCTATGGTTGGATGGGTGTAGTTGCTGATATAGCATTGTTATTTAACTCAATGTTATTATTAGGGATATTAGCAGGAACAAATGCAATTTTAACATTACCAGGTCTTGCAGGTATTATTTTAACCTTTGGTACAACGGTGGATGGTAATGTAATTATTTATGAAAGAATAAAAGAGGAATTGAGACATGGAAGACCTCCTTTAACAGCCGTTAGATTTGGTTTTGATAAAGCATTCTGGACATTATTTGATGCTAATTTAACTACAGTATTAGCTGGTGTTGTATTATACTACTTTGCTACAGGTACAGTTAGAGGATTTGCAATTACATTGATTATTGGTACTTTAGGTAGTATGTTTACTAATTTAGTAGTTTCAAGATCAATTCTTGAATCCACAAGCCATCTAATAAACGTGAAAAAATATCAAAAAGCGGCTGCAGAGGAGGGAAAATGA